The Lolium perenne isolate Kyuss_39 chromosome 6, Kyuss_2.0, whole genome shotgun sequence genome segment CACCTATGGGAGACAAGACTTAGGTCTTCATTCACGCCATTGAAAGTCTTGGCGTTTCTTCTCTTCCAGATATTCCAGGTGATGGCGGCGACGATTGTAGTCTCTTCAAAAGTCCTACACCGCATGGTCCGGAGGTCAGCGAGATTGGAGGGCCTCCCCGCGCTGAAGTCTGGAAAGAAGAAGGTCCAAACTTCCCAGGCCcgggggcagagcagcagcatGTGGTCGGTGTCTTCGTCTTGGGGGCAGGAGAGGCAGGTAGCAGAGGTACTGAGACTGTGGCGAAACCGGCGTTCATTGGTCGGGAGACGCTTCTTCAGGGCAAGCCATCCGAAAACTTTGCACTTCAGAGGGGCCGCACTCCTCCAAACTTGTTCAGCAGCCTCGTCTGTCCGTAAATGCCTGAAAGAATTGACATAGACACTTTTGTTCGAGAGCTTCTTGTTAGTGAGGCGGTCATAACGATCGTCCGGGGAGTCGCGATGCAGGACCACAGAGGTGAGCTCGTTTGCAAGGGTACGGAGGTCGGTCTCCGCGGCAAGCGAGAGGCGCGGTCCAAGGGTGCCGCGGAAGTCGGATGTCAGAGCCGTGGCAACATTAATGTTAATGCGAGTGGAGTGGGAGTAGAGGTTAGGAAAGCGGTCCCGAAGGGGGGCATCGCCAGTCCAAAGATCGGCCCAGAAGGCAGTCGAGGCCCCACAGCCTACCGAAACCTTGGTGACGGAACGGAAAACTTTAAGACCAGCGACAATGTCCTTCCAGACAGGGGTGTCAAGATGGTGTGTGTCTCCAAGGTCCCTGGAGCCATTCCAGCCGTACCGGTGGCGGAACCAAACAGCCCAGGGGGCAGAGGTGTCAGAATGGATTTTGGTGAGGAATTTGGTTAAGAGGGCGGAATTTTGCGAGTTAATGGAGAGAACGCCGAGCCCCCCAAGGCTTTTTGGGGCGCAAACATCCTTCCAGGCAACTTTGCAATTCCCACCATGGCAAGTTTCCTCTCCGGTCCACAAAAAGGCCCTACGGCGTTTGTCAATAGCCTCAATGACCCCAGCCGGAAGGAGTCCGGCGGCCATAGCATGGGCGAGCATGGCCGTGAGGACAGAGTTAACGAGAATAAGACGCCCCCCAATTGGGAGGCACCGGCCCCGCCACCCAGAGAGGCGCATGTCGCTTTTGTGGATAATGGGGGCAAAGTCGATAGGACGGAGCTTGTGGACAGAGAGGGGGAGCCCCAGGTATGTTTGGGGGAAAGAGGAGACAGCACATCCGAAGGCGTTTGCCATGGAGAGGGCCATGGACTGATCAGTGGCAATGGGGACAAAGGTGCTTTTGTGGAAGTTGATGACGAGGCCAGTGGCAGTCGAGAAATCGTCAAGCACCTTTTTTAGGTTGGAAACATGTTCCGGGATGGCACGGATGATGATGAGGGTGTCATCGGCATACTGGAGGACCGGACAGGGGAGGTtgtcaacaagagggtgtaggagGAGCCCCCTGCGGGAGGCGTGGAGGATCATTTGCTGCAGGACGTCGACAATAACGTTAAAAAGGAAAGGGGAAAGGGGGTCGCCTTGCCGCAGGCCACGGCGGCACTGGATCCATCTTCCGGGCACTCCGTTAAGGAGGACCGCAGTCTGGCTCGTGAGGTTTAACATTTTAATCCATGATCGCCAGAGCTCCGGAAATCCCTTGGCCAGGAGGATGCGGTCGAGGGCATCCCAGCTGATGGAATCAAAGGCCTTACGGAAGTCCAACTTAAAAACAGCGGCGGGTGTTGCGCGTTTGTGGCAGCTCTGCACAATGTCGGCAGCATAGACGAAGTTTTCGGCGATACAGCGCCCAGAGATAAACCCAGTCTGATCAGGGTGGACCAGGTAGGGGATGAGGTCCCGGAGCCTGAGGGTGAGGCATTTGGTATGGATTTTAAGGCAACAGTTTTGGAGAGAGATGGGTCGGAAGTTGTCCGGCTTGTTGGCCCCTTCTTTTTTAGGAAGGAGGACAATGTAGGACTTGTTGATGGCCCTAAGGTCCGAAGTGAGAGCGTGGAAGCTGGAGAGGGAATCGAAGAGAGCAGGGCTGACCATGTTCCAGTTCCGCTTGAAGAAAGCAGGTCCAAAGCCATCGGGCCCTGGACTAGAGTTGTCGTTCATGGTGAAAAGGGCAGTCCGGATCTCTTCGAGGGAGAAAGGTCGGGCCAGGGTAGAAGCTTGAGAAGGTGTGAGGGAGGTGGAGGTGAGAAGCGAAGCCAGGTCAAGCTGGTCTTGAGTGGCCACGGGGGTTCCCaggagatttttgtaaaaatcatggAGAATAACGGCTTTAGCATGATGGGAGAAGGCGATATTGCCATTTTGGTCCTCAAGGTTTTTAATTTGGTTCTTCCGGAGGCGGCCAGAAGCGCAAAGGTGAAAGTAGTGGGTGTTCTCATCGCCCAAGATGCAGTTTTTGATTTTTGCACGTTGCCGCCAGTAGGTTGCTTTATTGGAGATTTTTTGCCTGAGGGTAGTTTTGGCGAGGTATCGGAGCCTTTGTTCCAGGGGGGAAAGATTCCGATGTTCCTCAAGGCggtcaaagagagagatgacagcGCGGCAGTTGAGGAGGTAGATGGGTGGGAGCTTCCTGTCCTTAGCCCAGGCTCTGGCGGCCGAGCGGACCCTTTTTAGTTTCATGCACAGAGCACTGACAGCAGTGAGGTGGGAGTGCCTGGGGCCGACACTGGTCCAGTTTGCCTCAACCAAGGGAGCAAAGGAAGGATGCGAGAGCCACGTGTTTTCCATGCGGAAAATGGTACTGCGGGGGGCTTTCGAAGAGGCAATAAGATGGAGGGGGACGTGATCAGAGgtggggcgggcggaggaggtgaGCGTGGAGTCTGGCAGCGCGAAGCTCCATTCCGAGTTGACCAGAACGCGGTCCAGCCGAGCCAGGATGGGAGGATCTTGCTGGTTAGACCAAGTGAACTGGCGATCAAGAAGCGGAATCTCGAGGAGGCCGAGATTATTGATGAACCCGTTAAAAAGGTCAGCCTCAGAAGAGTTAAAGTTCCCATTAGATTTATCGCGGGGGGCCCGGATGAGGTTGAAATCACCTATGATGGCTGCCGGCCCAGAGATAGCAGCGAAGATCTGCGTTAAAGAGTCGAGGAAAACCTGTTTTTGGTCGTGGAGACAAGGTCCGTAAACGTTGATGATGGTAAAGGAGAGGTCGTCAGGACGATAGGAGAAGGTGGTGGTGACCGAGAAGTCGTCAATGGAGTGGCGGATAAGCTGAAGGAGGCTGTCGTCCCAAGCAGTAGCAATCCCTCCGGAGGCACCAGCGGAAGGCTTGAAAACGAAGGATCGAAGCTTGGGCGGGAGGAAGGAGGAGGCAAGAAAGGATGAGATGTCGTTGAGCTTAGTTTCTTGAAGAAGCAAGATGGAGGGGGTAGCGAGATCAATCGCTGCCCGGACATCATCACGCTTTTGTCGCATACCCAGCCCTCGGACATTCCAGCAATCAAGAGAAATTTTGTTTAACATGGGCGAAGGAGAAAGCACCGGAGAGTGGTAGACATAGACAGCAAGGCAATATAAACATAAAGGAAACAAATTTTGGGCCAAGTATCCCAAGAGCCATCATAAAAAAGGGGAACAGTCATCATACGTAGGAGGGACATAAGGTGCCAGGCATATAGCCGGATACAGACCAAGGATAAAAGGCGCACACGCAGGTGCTGAACAGACCAACTAACAGGATAACAACGAGCCAGACAAACGATGCAGACATGGCGGGAGCCAAGATACCAGCCAGGAGCGGAAGGGCAGCGGCAGGACAGAAAACCACGACAGCGAGCTATCATGGGGACGGCGAGGTCACCACGGCCGATCCAGGGGCAAGCCTAAGGTCTGCCACAGGGATGTCGCAAGCCTGGGCGAGCACGGCGATGTCCCTCGCCGGAACTTCCTGGCCCTCCTCAAGGGCCACAGCGAGCAGGTCGTCCGCCGAGAGCTCACCGCGGCGACGAGGAGGGTCAGCAGCAGCGCCGTCGAGGAGGTTCTTCTTCCGAGCAATAGCGCGATCGACGATGGAGACGTAGCGTCCCTGGGCAAGGCGGGAGCAGCGGCGAGGTTGCTTGGATGCCGGAGGAGAGGGCCACAGGGTTTTTGCCACGGGCGAGGTCTCCAAGGCCAGGCTCTGAACCATCGACGGCCGAGCCAGGGCAGCCTCCATGGTAGGCGAAGTAGGCAGCAGAGCTGGGCTCGGGTTGACGGAGACGGGGCCCTGGTCCTTGACAGCGTCCACTGCGGGAGAGGGTGGCGCAGAAAGACGGTTGGCGCCCGCGTTGACGAAGGCATCAGCAACTGCCAAGGACATGGGAGCTCCAGCAACCGCCTCAGGACTGCGAGCTAGGACGTCCACGGAGAGGACTGGCTGACGCAGAGGGCCGATGAGGGCAATGTCGTCGACCAGCCCCACCGAGGCAGAGATGAAATTGGCGACCAAGAGGCCCTTGCAGCCGGGGGAAGCATCCTTCTTGCGCAGTGGGAGGCGGAAGGAGGCGCGCTCGCCGGCAGAGCCGATAACCAGTACATCAAAGTACCCCAGCCTAAGCTTGACTTGGACACTTTTTGGCTTGGATAAGATGGGCCCTCCACGGACAAGGGGGAGGGGAGGAGCGTTGGCGAGAGCCCTGTCCACCAGGGAGCCTGCCGGCGCAGCTGGCGCAGCGCCAAACGGCTCGCCATGAGGCACGAGCGGCGGGGGCACGCCGAGGATCTCCATCATGTCCGGATAGGCAGTGCCCCCAGGGAGGTCCACCAGCTCTTCATCATCACCCGCGGAAGAGGCGGCATCCGGAATATCCTCCAGGTCGGGCCCAAAGGAGTTATCCGAGCCCGTCGCCAATTCTTCGAAGTCGATGATGTTGACCTCGCAGAAGGTGCCAATGCTGCAGTAGTTCTTGACGGCGAGGTTCAGCGGGATGTCGGTGATGGACTCCGCCTTGACGGTGACGAGGACGGCCTGGAAGTCCACTCCCGTGAGGCAGACGGGGTCGATGTTGTGCGGGTTGGCATACGGCCCAGAGGAGTGCGTGATGTGGTGACGCTGCCACTGCTCGAAGGGGAAGTGGCTGATGGAGAGGGCGGCCATGGCCTCGTGCTCGAAGACGAAGCGCTGGTCGGTCTCATCATGCCGACGGAAGTAGACGGAGGCCTCCCTGCCCAGGAAGGGGCCATTGTTGACAGCGTGCTCACGGTCGTTGTCGGAGGCAAAAACGGCTACACGGGAGCCGGCAGCCGAAGGGTAGAGGGTGACGCGGTCAGGCCCGCAGCCCAGGTCCGCAGCCTGATGGATGAAGGCGTCGGGGTCTTCCACAGCGGAGACGGAGGTGGGATTGATGAACGCGTAGGCGATGTGATCGAAGTGCCGCAGGTTGACGAAGGGCATGAACACGTCGACGTGGTCGGGGCGGGCTGGTTCTTGCAGGTCCAGAGAGTCTCCGGCCCCAACCGAGGAGGGAGCACCACTCCCCTGGCCTGGGACAGCCAAGAAGTCCGCCGCGTCGACGATGGGGAGGAAGACCTCTTCGTCCTCCACCTCGGGAGGAGGCAGAGGGAGGAAGTCCGCCGCAGCAGCCACAAGCGGAGCAGGCGCGCCGCTGTCGCCATCGTCCTCAAAGACAGGCTCTTCGGGGTCCTCCTCCCCACTGTCCTCACCCGCCGGGAACGCAGCGTCATCCACCCCAACGGCGGGAGGCAGAGGGAGGAAGTCCACCGCAGCATCCACGGGCAGGTCAGCAGCACCGCCGACAGCGCCATCGTCGAAAGGAGGCTCGTCGGGGTCTTCCTCTTCATCACTGTCCTCCCCCGCCAAGGGCGCAGCAGGAGCACCGATGGCGACCGCCGCCGGAAAGGCGAGCGGACAGACCGAGCGGCGGTGGTCACGGGCAAAGCAGAGGTTGCAGAAGAGGGGCGCCGCAGCCTCCAGTCCAGCAGCGTCACCGGCAGCGTCCATGGGGAGCCTAGCAAAGGAGAGGGAAGGGGACTGAGCAGGGGAGAAAGGAGGCGGGGAGGATGGAGCAGAAAAGGAAGAAGGAGGGAGCTTACAGGCGAACTCGCGATGGCCGGAGCGGCGGCAGCGCCGGCAGCGAACCGGGTCACGGCAGCAGGCGACGGAGTGGTCGGAGGCGAGGCAGCGGAAGCAGCGACGGTGGAGAAAGCTGAGAGGAGGTGGGGTGCGGGCAGGGCGCGGCGGGGTGGGTTTACAAGGGGAGGAAGCCACCTGAGAGTAGGATGGCTGGGAGGGGCCATCCATGGCAGCCCGAGCTCCAAGATCGCCCAAAGGGGAAAAACCGCCGCCCCGAGGCTGTCCATCCGAAAGAGGGGAGGTAGCAGGAGGCGAGCCAGGGGTTGGAGAAGGCGCCGGGCGGGGAGAAGAGAGATACGGAGGCTGGTCACGGGGAGAGGAGCAGGGGGAGGGCACGGGCCAAGGCATCGGACCAGGGGGCGCAGGCAAAATGCCAGGAGAGAGGAGGGAGAGGCAGAGCGGCGTGCGGCGCGGTTTCCTGGAGAGGAGGGTAGGCTCGGACGGATTAGGGCACGGGAGTGTCTCCCGTTGACCACGAGGAGCCAGGAAGGCCAGGCTGTTGCTGGGCCGCGCCAGTGGGTCAGCAGGCCCAGGGGCAGAGGTGGCAGAGCAGACCATCCAGGAGGTCACGGGCGGGGCCAGAGGCCCAAGACACAGCCCAACGGCTGGCAGAGCATCCAACGACGACGGAACAGAGAACAGGGCGAGCAACTCGCCATGGCGGAGACCGTCCAACGAAGCAAGAAACGACGCGATCTCTGGGGAGGCGACGACTAGCCGGAAAACGTTGGGACCAACCTCAAGAACGGAGAGGCGCTCGAAGGCGGAGCCTAGCCAAAACTGGAGCATAGCATGGACAGAGGAGGCGGAGAAGGTTTGGCGGTGCTCATGGCGCACCGCGACGTGCACTTGCGACGGTGCAAACAGCGGCGAGCCAGGGGCGACCGGAGTGCATACCTGAGAGCGGAAGTTCTGGAGGGCGTACTGGAGGAAGCAATCCCCGGGGGTGGTGAACGGCGGCGGCAGGTTCCGTGGGTCGAGGGCGAGGGCTCCCGGCGTCCGCGCCGAGAGGAACCCCTGCGCGCCGGCCTGCTTGGAGGGGGCGCCGGCACCGGGCACCGggagggaggggtggccggcagaGGGGTGGTGGCTAGTCCTAGCGGAGGCGAGGCAGAGGGAGGTCGCCGGCGTTTGGTCGAGCACGGGGCCGCAAGGGGCACCCGCGTCGCCGGGAGCTCGCGAGAGCTCACTCATGGGCCTTCTCTTGCTGCTTCTGCTCGGGAAGAGGCTCTGTATCGTATCCTGGCCTTGTTTAGTTTATAAGTACTGCTAAGAAAATCGTTTGACCCTACTGCACGCCAGCCTATGCAACTTCGTCCCTGTTTGAACCACTGTGACATCTGTCCTTCCGAAGCCAAGATTGTAGTTGTATGTTTTTAGTGTTGAGAGGAGCAATCGTACAATGTGCCATCAATGTTTTTAGTGTTGACTTCCTATTGCACGACCGCGTAGCCTCCGACGTCATTACGGAAATGACAGGGTGCTATATGAGAGTTTCCACAGAAGCTACTGAATTCCGAGTTGGACATACATTGCCCTCCAAGTGGAAATCCTCAGCCCATATATGCTGGGAGCCAGGCGGTGGCCTCGCCGCGCCGCCCCCATCGCTCCGCCCTCTCCGCCTACGTGATCACTGCCTGTACGCAGATCGATCTGCCGGGCGGCCGGCGCCCGCACCAACTCGCCGCTGGTGTCACAGGTAGGGCCGTAAGGGGGTCCGGATATATCTACCTCGAACTGGACTGTGTATCCTCCTGCAGTTACTAACGAGTGCAAGAAATTCTCACAGTAATTCCGGATAAATTCTCTCGTATGTTCATCGCACCTTAGCACAAGCAACAGTTCCATTACCACTTGATTATCTGGCATTCTGGCCTGCTCTAGGGGATTCTGTATCGTGGATCTCCCGGCCCCTCTGTTGTTatgtattttatttttgtgtgattTTTGGCATCACTTGTCCATGGGAATGAACGGATGACCTCTCCTCTTTGATGGATGGCTCCTTTTATTTTCCTGGTTGAAGTTCAGATTTAAGAATCCaactagttttcataataaaatacGCTCATCCcacatactccctccatcccaccaaaagtgtctcaactttgtcaaaatttggatgtatctacttACGGAGTACtagatagtgtctagatacatttaaattttaacAATGTTAAGAAACTTTTAATGGGGATGGAGGGAGTAGAACATAAGATAGAACAAACATATGAGTTAAAGAGTTCTCTGTTGTGGCATTAGCACGCTTTTTACTTACAAGGCAATGTTTTCCATATTTCAGGTTTGGCAGTCAATTCATTCCCTAATGTGTAGAAGTAAGAAAGCAAAGCTTTCTGATGGCAGATCAATCTTCACAAACAAACATCAACCCAACGACTTGTTTGAAAGCCTTCCACAGGTGTGCATTTCTATCTACTAATATTCAGTATCTATGTGTGACTTGTGATTTATGGCCACTTCACTCATATTCTATCTAAAACAGCTACGTAAACTCTATATGGCACTTAAAAATTTATTATATGGACCCCTGGCGTTGCACAAACCTTACAAACAAAATCCAACATAAGATAAACACAACGTATAGAAGAATAAACACAACATAACAATATATTCCATCGAATTTGCAGTTGTCATCTCAAACTGTCCTGCTCCTTTTCATTATGTCTCCAAAAGTTTTTATATTCACCAAATCAAAATGAATTTGATGATGTGCTGTTGTATGTTCCAAACAAAACTTGTTTATGTGCATCTGGTAACAGCAATCTAATTGCTTCTCTTGAAATATGGCTGTGGTTCAGGATATCCTATGTTTGATCCTATCAAAGCTGCCCCTGAATGAAATTGTAAGGACCAGTACTCTTTCGACCAAGTGGAGACACACATGGACATCATGCACTAAATTAAGATTTGACGGCGCCATGATGTGTGGCAACGGTACTTCCAGCAAAGAGCGGTGCACACAGAATTTCATCGAAAGGGTTAATGCCATCTTGAAGCAGTGTGGTGCTACGGCTGTTGAAGAGTTTAAGATTAAGTTTCCTTTCGACAACATGCTAGTGGGTCATCTCAACAGCTGGGTCAAATTTGCTGTCTCGTCACGGGCAAAAAATCTAGCAATTGATTTGGAGCCGGAGGACTTCAGATGCTGCAAATATCGGCACAGGTTCCCATTTGAGCTTTTCGACAAGCGAAGCATGTCTCACCTTGAGACTATTTATCTTAGCATGGTGTCTCTTAAAGCACAACCCAGTTTTACTGGTTTTCCAAACCTCAAAGTACTTGATCTCCGCCTTGTGGACGTCTCTTCGAATGATCTTCAGGTTGTTCTGTCGAGTTGCATCAATCTTGAGAGATTAAGCATCGTTCTGTGTGACCTGTGTGATCACATAACAGTATCACTTCCGCGTCTGCAGCATTTGCATGTGTCGCACTCTGACATATACAAAATACACTTCGTCTCCAAGAACCTCAGAACTTTCGTGTATGATGGTACTATGGAACCTCTTGATCTCAGTGAAAGTCTGCAACTAAGACATGCAGATATGCATTTTCCGTGGTTAACACTGGAGCATGCCATTACTGAACTTCCCC includes the following:
- the LOC127309367 gene encoding F-box protein At5g03100 is translated as MCRSKKAKLSDGRSIFTNKHQPNDLFESLPQDILCLILSKLPLNEIVRTSTLSTKWRHTWTSCTKLRFDGAMMCGNGTSSKERCTQNFIERVNAILKQCGATAVEEFKIKFPFDNMLVGHLNSWVKFAVSSRAKNLAIDLEPEDFRCCKYRHRFPFELFDKRSMSHLETIYLSMVSLKAQPSFTGFPNLKVLDLRLVDVSSNDLQVVLSSCINLERLSIVLCDLCDHITVSLPRLQHLHVSHSDIYKIHFVSKNLRTFVYDGTMEPLDLSESLQLRHADMHFPWLTLEHAITELPRAMPHAENLNLSAYLQLKVLHLPEGASKFSHLKHLQLKLGFSSYNQDNLLSLASFLKAAPVLEDLDIHFLHHSFPLQDFEKLPIRCLPPCRHDHLKRVLITGFHGTRGEIELAAHVAVNSTRLEHFVIDSAMRGVNNTWLMLRPKGRDMFLCMARENARKYITGKVAQGALFDVI